A portion of the Podospora pseudoanserina strain CBS 124.78 chromosome 2, whole genome shotgun sequence genome contains these proteins:
- a CDS encoding hypothetical protein (EggNog:ENOG503P7HE; COG:S), with protein sequence MDFPPLGHLRIASPDDVPRISVVATAAFRYSPLFEWERPNHAKYPEDTLESYRAQFLDAIQSDDHIVLVREDAYLRDENNKTAAIIPDNTGWTAPKAGERVIVGVISIKLDPGSRHVGKLKINNGCYLATPHSLNRDLNQRHYDEWGLLSATAKRKNRVHRHSTISMIVVHPAYWRRGHGTQLATWARDLSRMDRIPQCVSAAPMSQCLFMSLGFREIDAIVAEGDKDDPRGVKTLLLEFGREYRGEPYQRLILRWIVKVTKDSLVGLVRWTQRRLNRMQVQGNEKGVW encoded by the exons ATGGATTTCCCTCCGCTGGGCCACCTGCGTATCGCAAGCCCCGACGATGTTCCTCGCATTAGCGTCGTGGCAACTGCCGCTTTCCGATACTCTCCTCTGTTCGAGTGGGAACGTCCCAATCATGCAAAGTACCCCGAAGACACACTCGAGTCGTACCGCGCCCAATTCCTGGATGCCATCCAGAGCGACGATCATATAGTCTTAGTCCGGGAGGACGCTTACTTGCGCGatgaaaacaacaagacagCTGCCATCATACCGGACAACACCGGTTGGACTGCTCCCAAGGCTGGTGAACGGGTCATTGTCGGTGTTATTTCCATTAAACTCGACCCAGGCTCTCGTCATGTTGGTAAATTGAAAATAAATAATG GTTGTTATCTCGCAACTCCACATAGCCTGAATCGAGACTTAAACCAACGCCACTATGACGAGTGGGGCCTTCTCTCTGCTACTgccaaaaggaaaaacagAGTCCACAGACACTCCACCATCAGCATGATAGTCGTTCACCCGGCATACTGGAGACGTGGCCACGGCACTCAGCTGGCAACATGGGCTAGAGACCTCTCAAGAATGGACAGGATCCCTCAGTGTGTCAGCGCTGCGCCCATGTCCCAGTGTCTGTTCATGTCTCTGGGATTCCGGGAGATCGACGCAATTGTGGCTGAAGGAGATAAGGATGACCCTAGAGGAGTCAAAACACTGTTGCTGGAGTTCGGACGCGAATACCGCGGCGAGCCTTACCAACGTCTGATTCTTCGTTGGATTGTCAAGGTTACAAAGGACTCACTGGTGGGGCTGGTGAGGTGGACACAGCGTAGGTTGAATAGGATGCAGGTCCAGGGGAATGAGAAAGGGGTTTGGTGA